Part of the Natrarchaeobius halalkaliphilus genome is shown below.
AGCACCTCCGGCAGATCAGCACTCAACTCCGCCTCGAGTTCGGCGAGGGCCTCCTCGTCGTCCTCCGGAATGCGCGTAGTGACCGTTTTCATCGTTACGATTCGTTACGTTACGCAATAGATGTAACGGGAAATCGTCTCCACTTCGAGTGATAAATCGATGCACCGGGCGGACACTTCGGGCAAAAACCTACGAGCGGACTCGACCGAGTGCCCCGGGATCGTTCGAAATCGTCGATTTCGTGATTTGGTGGGTGTGTCGCTCTCGCAGAGTCTCCGCTCCCGCGTAGTGGTGAGGCGCTTGTACAGAGCGCGATGGCTGACCGATACTATCCGATGTGCCTTTCCGGGTCGACGCCGTTCGTTCCGTATGAACGAAGAGTCGCCCGAGATTCTCGTGTGGCAACCGTCCCCAAATTCAGTGAGATACCCATGACAGGACGCGACCACTACTACAACAAGGCGAAACAGGAAGGCTACCGGAGTCGAGCCGCCTACAAGCTCAAACAGCTCGACGATCTCGAGAACGTTCTCTCTCGCGGTGATACCGTCGTCGACCTCGGTGCCGCACCGGGCGGCTGGCTCGAGGTCGCGGCCGAAGCGGTCGGTACCGAAGGGACCGTCATCGGCGTCGACCTCCAGCGGATCAAGGACTTCGACGATCACGACACCATCGAGACGATCCGCGGGGATATGACCGAATCCCGGACGCGAGAGCGCGTCATCGACGCCGCCGGCGGTTCCGTCGACGTCGTGATCTCCGACATGGCACCCAACATGTCCGGCGAGTACTCCCTCGATCAGGCGCGATCGCTGTACCTCGCTCGCCAGGCGTTCGAGACGGCACTCGAGTTGCTCGACAGCGACGGGGACTTCGTCGTGAAGGTGTTCGAGGGAGCGGACGTCGACGAGTTCCGCGCGGACGTCGGTGACGCGTTCCAGTACGTCCGGGCGACGAGTCCGAAAGCCTCGCGGGACGAATCCTCCGAGATCTACTTCATCGGCAAGGGCCGACTCACCGCACCCGTGCGCTCGGGTGACGAACTCGAGGTCGAGATCGTCGACGTCGGGGACGAAGGCGACGGGATCGCCTCCGTCGAGGGCTATCGACTGTTCGTTCCCGGAACCGAAACGGGCGACGTCGTCGACGTTCGCATCGAAGACGTCAAGCCGAACTTCGGCTTCGCGAACCGACTGAACCGGGAGTAAGTCTACGGTTGGTCGGTGCTATTCCTCCGTCTCGAGGCGGTCGTGACGCGCGTCGATCTCGTCGAGGATATCGAGGTTCTTTCGGATCGAAGATCGGATCGCGTCGCTCCGGTTGACGAACTTGCCGTCGTCACCGACGTGTTCATCCAGGTCCTCGAGCAGTTCCTGTGGGATCTCCACGCTGATTTTGGGCATAATTAGGTCACTCTTTGTAGACTATTTTATCTGGGTTGCTCTGTGTCATCCGTACGGATCAACGTATACCAGCGCACTCCCATAGTATTCTCGGAAGAATATTCGAGAAGGCCGGAGACGTGGTTTCTACTCACGGTGTCGCCTCTCTGGAGGTTGGCAGCGGCGGGTTCATAAGATATTCTGCCTGGACGAAACGGGACCAAGCGTTTGGGAGGGTACCAATTTGCGTTTCTCCGCCAGTGATATTCGATTTACCTACGAAAACACCAAAAGTATTATTACTTTTCAATGGCAGTAACTGTCTAACGGTGTGCGTCTAGTTACCATGTCCGTAGTAGTCACAAACGGATTGACGAAAGCATACGGGGACGTAACGGCAATTAACGATCTGAACCTCGATATTGACGAAGGTGAGGTGTTCGGGTTTCTCGGACCGAACGGCGCCGGGAAATCCACGACCATCAATGTCCTGCTCGACTTCGTGACCCCGACAGCCGGGTCTGCAACCATCTTGGGTCACGATACACAGGAGAACACGAGAGAAATCCACCGACGGATCGGTGTCCTCCCGGAGGGATACGACCTATACGATCGGTTAACCGGTCGTCGCCATATCCGATTTGCGACAGCGACAAAACAAGCCGACGATGACCCTGCCGAGATCCTCGAACGAGTCGGACTCGATCCTGAAGATGCTGATAGAGCCGTCGGTGAGTACTCCAAAGGTATGAAACAGCGACTCGCACTTGGAATGGCATTGACCGGATCGCCCGACCTGCTTATTCTTGACGAGCCATCTGCTGGGCTCGACCCGAGCGGTATTCAACGGATGCAGGAGATCGTTCGTACCGAAGCCGATCGTGGCACGACGGTCTTCTTCTCGTCCCACATACTCGGCCAGGTCGAAGCGGTCTGTGACCGTGTGGGCGTTCTCAACCACGGCGAACTCGTCGCCATCGACACCATCGAGGGCCTTCGGGAGACTTTCGGAAGCGGTGCAACCGTGTCGCTCGAACTGGATTCGGTCCCCGAGAGCGCGGTATCGTCGCTGTCGGACATCGATGGGGTCACGGGGTACGACATCAATGCACAACGTTTGGCGGTCCAATGTGGCGATCCTCGGGCGAAGGCGCGGGCGATCAACCACGTCGAAGGTGCTGGGGCCACAGTACTTGACATCCACGTCGAAGAGGCCGGGCTCCACGCTCTCTTCGACGAACTAACCGGGACTGATAGTGCGATTGGTGAACCCGAAGAGGAGGGTGTTATCGCATGAGAACAATGGCGACCGTCGTTCGGAAGGACTTCAGCGATTCCGTTCGATCTCTGAGTCTCTGGGTGGCTACGCTCCTGCTCGTCGCTGCCGCCTGTGCGGTCTATCTCTTCGTCTGGGGTGCACAGGACATTGCCGGACCTCGCCTCGAAACGGGAATCTTGTCGATGACGTTCCCCCTTCAGTTCCTGATCGGATTGATCGCGCTTCTGGTGGGCTTTGGCGCGATCGTCGGCGAACGCACCACCGGCTCGATCAAAATTCTGCTCGGTCTTCCGCCGACACGTCGCGACGTATTCCTCGGAAAGTTCGTCGGTCGGTTTCTGGTGATCGCCGTCCCGATAGCCGTCACCTTTCTCGCGGTTTCGGTGCTCAGCCTCGTCACCTACGGGGAGGTGCCGATCGCGGATTTCGCGCCGCTGCTACTGGGTGCACTCCTGTTGGGTGCCGTCTGGACCAGTATTGCAGTGTCGTTTTCGGCAGTCACCGAGTCCCGAACGCGCGTCATCGCAGCCTGTCTCTCGGTCTGGCTCGTCCTCGTCGTGCTGTGGGAGATACTGCTCACGATTCTGTACTACATCGTCGAGGGGACGTTTCCCGAAGCCGCAGGTCCTGACTTTGTAGCCGAACCAACCTGGGTCTTGGTTCTCCAGCGGCTCAATCCGATCGAAGCCTTTGCGTTTCTCAGCTCCGAGTACGTCGAGCCGATGATCCTCCCCGCACTATTCCCGTTCTTCGTCGGGGAGCAACGGTGGGGGGAGTATACGACTGCAGAACGGTACCACGGCCAGGAAGGTGCAACGGAGATTCCGTTCTATCTCGAAGGGGAATTCGGAGCCGTCATCCTCCTCGCGTGGATCGTCATTCCGTTAGCAATCGGATACCTCCGGTTTCGCTCAGTGGATCTCTAACACTTCATACGGATTGCTGTAACGATTTACCGGCACACCCGCGACCCGGGCAGCGGGTGCGCCGGTAACGACTTACAGTAAACCGTATCAGAGAGTGAAGACGCCGTGTCATTTCTATTCCACGCGATTCACCGCCGCGCTTTCGAAACGACCCGTCGCAGTGTCTTTGCAACGACTGAGAGCTGTGCGTTCGTCACCGACCGAGGAGTCCGTCCTCGAGGGAGGGACCGCCGCCGCTGCCGCCGAACAGCCGTCCGCCGCCGGTGAGAACGTAGAGGACGGCGAGACCGAGAACGTACGTCAGCGCGATCGGGAAGGCGAACATCAACATCGTCAAGATTCCCTTCGGGCTGGCGATCGCCGCGATGGCGAAAATGGCGACGACGACGGGTCGCCAGCCCCTGAGCATGGTTCGGTAGCTGACGATGCCACCGACGTGGAACAGCGCCATCGTGACGACGATGTTAAATAGGAAGCCGATACCGACGGTCGTGAAGATGACGAGCCAGAAGAAGCTGCTGATGCGATAGGAGACGACCATCCCGTTGGTGATCGCATCGGAGACGAGGTACGAGATCACTCCCGGCGCGATCCAGAAGAATCCGAGGTACGTCCCGAACGCGAAGCCGCCGAGCAGCGAGCCACCCCAGACGATGAAGACCCGTCGATCGCCGTAGACCAGTCCGCGCTCTTTCAGCGCCGGCCAGGCGTAGTACAACACCAGCGGCAAGACGGCGACGATCGCCGCGAGCACGCTCACCTTCACCTCGAAGATCAGCACTTCGACCGGGTGGAGCGCGATGACGATGTCCATCTGCATGATGAGTTCCTGGAAGGTCAATCCCTCGGGGTCGACGCCGTTTCGGAGTGCGACCTCCGTCAAAATCTCGTCCGGAACTCGAGCGAGGAACGTCTCGAGCACTCGGCCGAGTCCGCCGCTGTAGAGCCAGAAGAAGGTTCCGCCCATGACGACCATGAACAGCCCGACGAGACGGAACATTTTCGAGGTGAGACTGTTGAGCACGAAGGCGATATCGTAGGCGTAACCGCCGATGTCGTCTTCGGTGGTCTCCTCGTCGGTGAAGGGATCGAGCATGTCAGCGGCGGTGTTCGTGAGGAGGCCACCCTCGGCGTCGTCCGCCGCCGGTGTCGCTCCTCCGGACGCAGCCTTGCCGCCACTCCCACCGCCGTCACCCGCATCGTCGTCGGTCTCCGCGGCCGCTTCCTGTAGCGAATCGAACCGGTCGAGGATCGCCTGCGCCTTGTCCCGATCGTCGTCGTACATCGCCGTGCGGGAGTGATCGAGAGCCGTCTCCTCGTCCATCGCCAGGAACACCGCCGACGGGATATCCTCGACGTCGTCGGCGGTGAGCGTCTCGAAGTCGACGTCGTCGGGGTCGTCCGCGTGCCGAATGTCGTCCTCTCGCGGATACACCGGGGCCTGGAGGACCGAAATCGTATAGCCGAACAGAACCACGAGGGCGACGCCGATGGCGATCACGAGACCGACCGCGACGTCACCGACCAGTCCGTACTCGAGCGCGACGGCCTCGAGCGTACCGCCGTCTTCGGGACGGACGACCGCCGGAACGAGCGGGTAAACCGACTCCTCGAGGAACGCGAACGCGCCCCGGTTGACGGCGACCGTTCCGGCGATGGCGGCGACGGCCAGTGCCGCGACGAACCGACCGACGAGCCGCTTGATGTGTTCGGCGCCCGAGTTGTCGGTTTCGGCTGCTCCGCGCCGGCGGACGTTGGTGACGACCTTGGCCAACCCGAGGCTGAAGACGTAGAGAGCGACCATCGGCATCGCCCACATGATGAGCGTGAACGGGTCCGGCGGGGAAAACAACGCGCCGAAGACGGTGACGCCGACGACGGCGTGGCGCCACTTGTCCCGGAACGTCTCGTAGGGAACGATCTCGGTGTACGAGAGAACGCCCATGAACAGCGGGAGCTGGGCGGCGAGGCCGAACGACAGCGTCAACAGCGCGATGAACTCGGTGAACTCGGTGATACCGAAACTCGGTTTGACGCCGGCGTTGACGGCGTTCGATGCGAGGAAATCGAACGCGTAGGGGAAGAAAACCGCGTAGGCGTAGATGATGCCGACCCAGAACAGGACGAACGAACTCAGGGCGAATCCGGCCAGGTACGTCCGCGAAACCGGAACGACGCTCTTGTATCCGCGGCGTCGAAGCGCATCCCGGGAGAGATACAACAGGGCCGGAATCGCCACGAGGACGCCCACGAACATCCCGATTTTCGCCTGTAACAGGATGACTTCGAAGGGAGTCCGCGTGATCAGATCCGTCGAATCAGCAACGTACGGTGCCATCTCGGCTTTCGCCGTCGCCTCGAGGAAGTCCCAGATCCAGATCCGCAGGGCGTAAAAGGAGCCGATGAAGCCGATCACGAAGACGATAAATACCTTCTGGAGGTGCTCCTGGGCGTTCGAGAGCACCGTTCCGATGGTCTCACGCCCGGCCGCGATGGTCTGGACGGTATCCTCACCGACGGCAGAACTCATTTGGTGTCTGTGGCTAACTGACATCCAGTTATCAACCTTTCGAGTACGCACCGATCGGTTCGCGGGCTGGCGGTCGGAGACCCCTTGTCACTTTCGAGCGGTGCTCGTAAGAAAAAGGCCTATAACCAGTGGCCTATCTATATCTCGATAGATGTCGGAGGAGCCGGCCGACGAGGGGGACGCCGAGAACCCTGACGCGTCACGCGAGGCCCCCGAAGAGCGCCCGCCATCCGACGAGGAATCGTCATCGGCTTCGACGGACGATCCGCCGGGATCAGACGACGACGATCCGCCGCTCGAAACGGACGGTGAGGGTGTCGTCGGCAGCGGCCACGATCACGATTCGGGGGAGTCCTCCTATCCCGAACCGGAGTACCCCGATCCGGACGAGGACGTCGGCGGGATATCGACGCCGCCGGACGACGAGGAGATGCCGCTCGCGGACCACATCGAAGAGATGATCCTTCGCCTCGCGGTCGTCTTGCTCGTCGGCTCGGCGGGAACGGCGATCGGCTTGCTGTGGGCCTCACAGGCCATCGAGCACGTCTGGCTCAACGTCTTTCCCTACGAGATCGATCAGGTCCCGCCGCCACACGTCTATCACCCGCTCGAGTTGTGGTTGACCCGAATCAAGTTCTCGGCGCTTCTCGGGATCATGCTCGCCCTGCCGGTGTTCGTCTACCAGTGTTATCTGTTCATGAAGCCGGGGCTCTACCCGAACGAACGGAAATACTACCTCGCAGCGGTACCCACGAGCGTCGTTCTCGCTTCCGTCGGAATGTTGTTCTCGTACGTTCTCGTGTTACCGGTCCTCTTCGAGTACTTCACGTTTTACGCCGAAGGAAGCGCCGATATCGCCTACGCCCTCGGAGACACCTTCGATCTGATCATCACGTTGACCGGCTTCCTCGCGATCGTCTTTCAGATTCCGCTGTTCATCATGCTCGCGATCATGATGGGCGTCACGACGCGCCGGTGGCTCGCTGAGAAGCGACTCTACTTCTGGGCGGCGTTCGCCGGGCTATCGTTCATGTTCACGATGGATCCGACGATGATGGCTCCCGTCCTCGTCGCGATCACCATGATCCTGTTGTTCGAGGGAACGCTCCTGATCCTGAAGTGGGTGGGTCGGGAATGAAGAGTTTGCATCAGTAAGCCGAGAAAGATGAGTTTTCATCGATGATCACGAGTCCGCGTAGCGGCGTACTCGAGCGCGTCTTCGAGCGATCCGGGACCGTCGTAGCTGGCCGCAAAGAGGGTCATGAACCGACGGGCTATCTGATCGCACCGGTCCGCCGTCAGAACCGTTCTGATGCGATTCGTCTCGGAAAGCTCGAGTCCGGGGTAGCTCGTGACCGTCAACGAGTACCCCGGTCGATCGTCACCGTCGAGCGCCGCTGGTGCGACTTTCACTCGAAGATCCCCCGATTCGTGGATATACGTCCGGTACTGTAGTTCTCGGTCGACGTCGGCCGGCGTGTAGCTCCGACACTCGTCGACGGTCCACTCGGGCGGCGCATCGGCGTCCATTAGACTTACCTCTCTGCGCAGCGGGTACCACCATGTCGTCTCGAGCAATATTCCCGGATACCGTCCAGGTACCGGAAAATCGGGTAATTCCCGACCGCTATCGGGACAGTAGAGAGACGAATGCTAGAATGTGTTCGGAAAAGTTGGACAGTGAGGTGTTTTCGAAGTTCGTCAGTGGAGTACTGGGACGTCCGAGGTCGCAGGCGGATCGCTCGAACGAGACCGGTCATCAAGCCCAGGTCGTTACCTGCAGCGAGATTAAGTCCCGCTCTGTAGTAGCTGGAAACTCGAGAGAACCATGTCCGTATCCGACCGAGTGCGACGGTTGACGCCGAGCGAGAGGAGCGACGAACGAACCGACGCCGTCGACGAGTCGCGTCTCGAACACGCCAGTAGAGCGGCGGTCCGCGGACTCCAGGCCGGATTCGTCGCGACGGTGATCATGACGGCGTTCAGATTGCCGATTTTGCGCTCGTTACCCCCCTCAGCGAACTTCTGGGCGCAGTACGTAAGCGGTGGCGATCCCGAAGACCACCCCGTCGCGGGCCTGCTGCTACACGTCGTCTACGGAGTACAGGCCGGTGCGATCTTCGGTGCGCTGTTTGCGCTTCAGGACGCCGAACGCTCGATCGAGCCCGAACAGCGGGGTCTGGTCTGGGGTGGCGTTTACGGGATGGCGCTCTCGGCGTTCGGCTCCCAGATCATGCTCAAAGAAGCACTCGATATCCGCCTCGAAAACGACGAGCTCGCGCTCTTTCACGCCGGCCACCTCGTCTACGGGCTCGCACTCGGTGCCTGGGTCGGTTCGCGAACGGAGGGCGTCGACGATCCCGAGACGGAGTACGAGTACGACGACGGCAACTAGTTCGATTAGCCGCTCAAACGCGGCCGGTTTTCTGCCAGGATTACTAACGCCGGCCGGTGAGCTACCAATCATCACTAGCGGTATTACGAAGGCAGGGTTTCGGTCATAACAAGCCGTAATACCAGCCGGTGACGGCTTTCTGGTATGGATCTGGGACTCGTCGTCGGCGTCGTCGTTATCGGCCTCGTCCACGGGGTCTTGCCGGATCACGGGTGGCCAATCGCGGCGACGTACGCGCTCAACCGAAACCGACGGTTGCTGTACGGTCTCCTCGCAGCGGTGATTCTCGGAGCCGGACATCTCATCAGCAGCGTCGCGCTCGTGCTCGCGTACTTCTGGTTCAGCTCCTTCGCTGCGTTCGCTGAGGGTCCCTGGCTCGGGTACATCGCCGGAACGATTCTGATCGCACTCGGACTCTCCGAGTACCGTCACGGTGGCCACGCACACGGCCATCACGACGGCGAGAAGGGTCACGATCACACCCACCACGACGAACACCACGAAGGCACCACCCACGACGGCCACGACCACCACCACGAGGACGGAGGCCATTCCCACGTCCATCACAGCGCCGAACCGGGCCTCGGCACGCGTGTTCGACGGGCGCTTCCGGGGGGCGGCGGTCACCATCATCTCAGCGAAGAACACGCCGAACGGGGCCTGATGGCCCTCGGTACGACGGCGCTCCTGCTCGGGTTCGCTCACGAGGAGCCGATTCAGATCCTGGCGATCTGCGTCGGAACGGAGGCCTGTCTCGAGTTGATGGTCGTCTACTCGCTCGCCGTCATCGTCGCCATCGTCACGCCGACGTTGCTGTTGATCGCCGGCTACGAACACCACCGGGATCGGATCGAACGGTTCACACCCTATCTCCCGACGATCACCGCAGTCGTCCTGGTCGGGATGGGGCTCGCATTCATTACCGGACTGATCTGAGCGCGAGCGAGTGCGCCAGTTCCGTCACCGAACGTTGACGTCAGAAATAACGAATTTCGAACCGCGCGGGTTCCGTTCGGATATCTCGATGGACCATCCGTGTTCCTCGACGACGTCTCGGACGATCGTCAGCCCGAGTCCGGTTCCGTTCGCCGTCGTCGAGTACCCGCTTTCGAACACCTTC
Proteins encoded:
- a CDS encoding 23S rRNA (uridine(2552)-2'-O)-methyltransferase, whose amino-acid sequence is MTGRDHYYNKAKQEGYRSRAAYKLKQLDDLENVLSRGDTVVDLGAAPGGWLEVAAEAVGTEGTVIGVDLQRIKDFDDHDTIETIRGDMTESRTRERVIDAAGGSVDVVISDMAPNMSGEYSLDQARSLYLARQAFETALELLDSDGDFVVKVFEGADVDEFRADVGDAFQYVRATSPKASRDESSEIYFIGKGRLTAPVRSGDELEVEIVDVGDEGDGIASVEGYRLFVPGTETGDVVDVRIEDVKPNFGFANRLNRE
- a CDS encoding ribbon-helix-helix domain-containing protein; the protein is MPKISVEIPQELLEDLDEHVGDDGKFVNRSDAIRSSIRKNLDILDEIDARHDRLETEE
- a CDS encoding ABC transporter ATP-binding protein: MSVVVTNGLTKAYGDVTAINDLNLDIDEGEVFGFLGPNGAGKSTTINVLLDFVTPTAGSATILGHDTQENTREIHRRIGVLPEGYDLYDRLTGRRHIRFATATKQADDDPAEILERVGLDPEDADRAVGEYSKGMKQRLALGMALTGSPDLLILDEPSAGLDPSGIQRMQEIVRTEADRGTTVFFSSHILGQVEAVCDRVGVLNHGELVAIDTIEGLRETFGSGATVSLELDSVPESAVSSLSDIDGVTGYDINAQRLAVQCGDPRAKARAINHVEGAGATVLDIHVEEAGLHALFDELTGTDSAIGEPEEEGVIA
- a CDS encoding ABC transporter permease subunit → MRTMATVVRKDFSDSVRSLSLWVATLLLVAAACAVYLFVWGAQDIAGPRLETGILSMTFPLQFLIGLIALLVGFGAIVGERTTGSIKILLGLPPTRRDVFLGKFVGRFLVIAVPIAVTFLAVSVLSLVTYGEVPIADFAPLLLGALLLGAVWTSIAVSFSAVTESRTRVIAACLSVWLVLVVLWEILLTILYYIVEGTFPEAAGPDFVAEPTWVLVLQRLNPIEAFAFLSSEYVEPMILPALFPFFVGEQRWGEYTTAERYHGQEGATEIPFYLEGEFGAVILLAWIVIPLAIGYLRFRSVDL
- a CDS encoding twin-arginine translocase subunit TatC; its protein translation is MSSAVGEDTVQTIAAGRETIGTVLSNAQEHLQKVFIVFVIGFIGSFYALRIWIWDFLEATAKAEMAPYVADSTDLITRTPFEVILLQAKIGMFVGVLVAIPALLYLSRDALRRRGYKSVVPVSRTYLAGFALSSFVLFWVGIIYAYAVFFPYAFDFLASNAVNAGVKPSFGITEFTEFIALLTLSFGLAAQLPLFMGVLSYTEIVPYETFRDKWRHAVVGVTVFGALFSPPDPFTLIMWAMPMVALYVFSLGLAKVVTNVRRRGAAETDNSGAEHIKRLVGRFVAALAVAAIAGTVAVNRGAFAFLEESVYPLVPAVVRPEDGGTLEAVALEYGLVGDVAVGLVIAIGVALVVLFGYTISVLQAPVYPREDDIRHADDPDDVDFETLTADDVEDIPSAVFLAMDEETALDHSRTAMYDDDRDKAQAILDRFDSLQEAAAETDDDAGDGGGSGGKAASGGATPAADDAEGGLLTNTAADMLDPFTDEETTEDDIGGYAYDIAFVLNSLTSKMFRLVGLFMVVMGGTFFWLYSGGLGRVLETFLARVPDEILTEVALRNGVDPEGLTFQELIMQMDIVIALHPVEVLIFEVKVSVLAAIVAVLPLVLYYAWPALKERGLVYGDRRVFIVWGGSLLGGFAFGTYLGFFWIAPGVISYLVSDAITNGMVVSYRISSFFWLVIFTTVGIGFLFNIVVTMALFHVGGIVSYRTMLRGWRPVVVAIFAIAAIASPKGILTMLMFAFPIALTYVLGLAVLYVLTGGGRLFGGSGGGPSLEDGLLGR
- a CDS encoding twin-arginine translocase subunit TatC — translated: MSEEPADEGDAENPDASREAPEERPPSDEESSSASTDDPPGSDDDDPPLETDGEGVVGSGHDHDSGESSYPEPEYPDPDEDVGGISTPPDDEEMPLADHIEEMILRLAVVLLVGSAGTAIGLLWASQAIEHVWLNVFPYEIDQVPPPHVYHPLELWLTRIKFSALLGIMLALPVFVYQCYLFMKPGLYPNERKYYLAAVPTSVVLASVGMLFSYVLVLPVLFEYFTFYAEGSADIAYALGDTFDLIITLTGFLAIVFQIPLFIMLAIMMGVTTRRWLAEKRLYFWAAFAGLSFMFTMDPTMMAPVLVAITMILLFEGTLLILKWVGRE
- a CDS encoding DUF6789 family protein, whose translation is MSVSDRVRRLTPSERSDERTDAVDESRLEHASRAAVRGLQAGFVATVIMTAFRLPILRSLPPSANFWAQYVSGGDPEDHPVAGLLLHVVYGVQAGAIFGALFALQDAERSIEPEQRGLVWGGVYGMALSAFGSQIMLKEALDIRLENDELALFHAGHLVYGLALGAWVGSRTEGVDDPETEYEYDDGN
- a CDS encoding ABC transporter permease; this translates as MDLGLVVGVVVIGLVHGVLPDHGWPIAATYALNRNRRLLYGLLAAVILGAGHLISSVALVLAYFWFSSFAAFAEGPWLGYIAGTILIALGLSEYRHGGHAHGHHDGEKGHDHTHHDEHHEGTTHDGHDHHHEDGGHSHVHHSAEPGLGTRVRRALPGGGGHHHLSEEHAERGLMALGTTALLLGFAHEEPIQILAICVGTEACLELMVVYSLAVIVAIVTPTLLLIAGYEHHRDRIERFTPYLPTITAVVLVGMGLAFITGLI